In a single window of the Agromyces sp. H17E-10 genome:
- a CDS encoding thiamine pyrophosphate-dependent dehydrogenase E1 component subunit alpha — MAARERDFTAPTVQLLTPEGRLQPTPEAEPYLPLVEALDDATLQRFYRDMAVSRRLDLTGANLQRQGQLALWVPSHGQEAAQVGSAHAARPQDHLFPSYREHIVGMIRGLDPVGILALLRGVTQGGWNPEESGNFHLYTLVLASQTLHATGYAMGLQFDGATATGDPESDAAVLVYYGDGSTSQGDASEALVFAASYQTPQVFFVQNNQWAISVPVARQSRTPLSLRGAGFGMPSVRIDGNDVLVSYAVTRQSLEEARAGEGPSFIEALTYRMGAHTTADDPTKYRTDDEVAYWAERDPIIRYRTWLESRGASAAFFDEVEQEAADLSADVRRRTLELEAPTRETIFAHVYSEPHPLMTEQLAWLDAFETSFEGGEA, encoded by the coding sequence GTGGCAGCCCGCGAGAGAGATTTCACCGCGCCGACGGTCCAGCTCCTAACCCCCGAGGGCCGGTTGCAGCCGACCCCCGAGGCCGAGCCGTACCTGCCGCTCGTCGAGGCGCTCGACGACGCGACCCTGCAGCGGTTCTACCGCGACATGGCGGTCTCGCGCCGCCTCGACCTCACGGGCGCGAACCTGCAGCGGCAGGGCCAGCTCGCCCTGTGGGTGCCGAGCCACGGGCAGGAGGCCGCACAGGTCGGGTCGGCTCACGCCGCCCGCCCGCAGGACCACCTCTTCCCCTCGTACCGCGAGCACATCGTCGGCATGATCCGCGGGCTCGACCCCGTCGGCATCCTCGCGCTCCTGCGCGGCGTCACCCAGGGCGGCTGGAACCCCGAGGAGAGCGGCAACTTCCACCTCTACACGCTCGTGCTCGCCTCGCAGACGCTGCACGCGACGGGCTATGCGATGGGCCTGCAGTTCGACGGGGCGACCGCCACGGGCGACCCCGAGAGCGACGCGGCCGTGCTCGTCTACTACGGCGACGGCTCGACCTCGCAGGGCGACGCGAGCGAGGCGCTCGTCTTCGCCGCGAGCTACCAGACGCCCCAGGTCTTCTTCGTGCAGAACAACCAGTGGGCGATCTCGGTGCCCGTCGCCCGGCAGTCGCGCACTCCCCTGTCGCTGCGCGGCGCCGGGTTCGGCATGCCGAGCGTGCGCATCGACGGCAACGACGTGCTCGTGAGCTACGCGGTCACCCGCCAGTCGCTCGAAGAGGCACGCGCCGGTGAGGGCCCGAGCTTCATCGAGGCGCTCACGTACCGCATGGGCGCGCACACCACCGCCGACGACCCGACGAAGTACCGCACCGACGACGAGGTGGCGTACTGGGCCGAGCGCGACCCGATCATCCGCTACCGCACCTGGCTCGAGAGCCGGGGCGCCTCGGCCGCGTTCTTCGACGAGGTCGAGCAGGAGGCCGCCGACCTCTCGGCCGATGTGCGACGCCGCACGCTCGAGCTCGAGGCGCCGACGCGTGAGACGATCTTCGCCCACGTCTACAGCGAGCCGCACCCGCTCATGACCGAGCAGCTCGCGTGGCTCGACGCGTTCGAGACCTCGTTCGAAGGAGGCGAGGCGTGA
- a CDS encoding phage holin family protein, with product MRFLVKVIVIALALWLTTLIVSGVNVVPYDDTELATVLTYLLVALIFGLVNAIVGTFIRVVAFPIYVITLGLISFIVNGLLLLIVDWISDLMGFGLVVDSFWWGVLGALVLGLISWLIGLVVRPSRD from the coding sequence ATGCGCTTCCTCGTCAAGGTCATCGTCATCGCCCTCGCGCTGTGGCTGACGACGCTCATCGTCTCGGGCGTGAACGTGGTGCCGTACGACGACACCGAGCTCGCCACCGTGCTCACCTACCTGCTCGTCGCCCTCATCTTCGGGCTCGTCAACGCGATCGTGGGCACCTTCATCCGGGTCGTCGCCTTCCCGATCTACGTGATCACGCTCGGGCTCATCTCGTTCATCGTGAACGGCCTGCTGCTGCTCATCGTCGACTGGATCAGCGACCTCATGGGCTTCGGGCTCGTGGTCGACAGCTTCTGGTGGGGCGTGCTCGGGGCGCTCGTGCTCGGCCTCATCAGCTGGCTCATCGGGCTCGTCGTGCGCCCGTCCCGCGACTGA
- a CDS encoding GNAT family N-acetyltransferase — translation MHPTTTPPLTLLPFTVADAERVLAGTVDPHDGWEGGYAFTDEPELLADYVRAARENGDPAPFGPYLVHRGEDGPAIGGVNLFGPPDADGAIDFVFGLVPAVRGQGLAQQTVEAAVELARSVGARVLRAGAEISNLPARRTLERVGFAEAGREADEITYQLRL, via the coding sequence GTGCACCCGACGACGACGCCCCCGCTCACCCTGCTTCCGTTCACCGTCGCCGACGCAGAGCGCGTGCTCGCCGGCACCGTCGACCCGCACGACGGGTGGGAGGGCGGGTACGCCTTCACCGACGAGCCCGAACTGCTCGCCGACTACGTGCGCGCGGCCCGCGAGAACGGCGACCCCGCGCCGTTCGGCCCCTACCTCGTGCATCGCGGCGAAGACGGCCCGGCGATCGGGGGAGTGAACCTGTTCGGCCCGCCCGACGCCGACGGCGCCATCGACTTCGTATTCGGCCTCGTGCCGGCGGTCCGCGGCCAGGGCCTCGCGCAGCAGACCGTCGAGGCCGCCGTCGAGCTCGCGCGGTCGGTCGGGGCCCGAGTCCTGCGTGCAGGCGCCGAGATCTCGAACCTGCCCGCCCGTCGTACCCTCGAGCGCGTCGGCTTCGCCGAAGCCGGGCGCGAGGCCGACGAGATCACCTACCAGCTCCGCCTGTAG
- a CDS encoding dihydrolipoamide acetyltransferase family protein, with protein sequence MSEIRFPLPDVGEGLTEAEIVQWRVAPGDRISLDQVFVEIETAKSLVELPSAFEGVVSELLVEEGATVDVGTPILVINTDAAGQAPAAAPEAGATGVADTAPAAAPAAPPAASPAEEGGGAVLVGHGSSGPTATRRRRHPAPGGAHEKLAAPVPTPPAPAPAVAAPATSAAAAAPAAASAARVEARPEPHVPVIAKPPIRKLAKDLGVDLSRVAPTGPIGDITRDDVIREASQASVFRNIQTPEAPSDRETRIPVKGVRKAIANAMVQSAYSAPHVSVFVDVDATRTMEYLKRLKASPDYAGIKISPLLIMAKAMLWAVRRNPTVNAQWTDDEIIVKHYVNLGIAAATPRGLIVPNVKNAQDMSMVELATALEQLTLTAREGKTQPAEMQGGTITITNIGVFGMDTGTPILNPGEVGIVALGTIKQKPWVVDGEVRPRFVTTIGGSFDHRVVDGDVVSRFVADVASIIEEPALLLE encoded by the coding sequence ATGAGCGAGATCCGATTCCCCCTTCCCGACGTCGGCGAGGGCCTCACCGAGGCCGAGATCGTGCAGTGGCGCGTCGCGCCCGGCGACCGCATCTCGCTCGACCAGGTGTTCGTCGAGATCGAGACGGCCAAGTCGCTCGTCGAACTGCCGAGCGCGTTCGAGGGCGTCGTCTCCGAACTCCTCGTCGAGGAGGGCGCGACCGTCGACGTCGGCACCCCCATCCTCGTGATCAACACGGATGCCGCGGGCCAGGCGCCCGCCGCTGCGCCCGAGGCGGGCGCGACCGGCGTCGCGGACACCGCTCCCGCTGCCGCACCGGCCGCCCCGCCAGCCGCGTCCCCCGCCGAGGAGGGCGGCGGAGCCGTGCTCGTCGGCCACGGGTCGTCGGGTCCGACCGCGACGCGCCGCCGTCGGCATCCTGCCCCTGGCGGTGCGCACGAGAAGCTCGCCGCTCCCGTGCCGACTCCCCCGGCGCCCGCCCCCGCTGTCGCGGCACCCGCCACGTCGGCGGCTGCAGCGGCGCCCGCCGCAGCATCTGCCGCGCGGGTCGAGGCGCGGCCCGAGCCGCATGTGCCCGTGATCGCGAAGCCGCCGATCCGCAAGCTCGCGAAGGACCTCGGCGTCGACCTCTCGCGGGTCGCGCCGACCGGGCCGATCGGCGACATCACGCGTGACGACGTCATTCGCGAGGCGAGCCAGGCGAGTGTCTTCCGCAACATCCAGACGCCCGAGGCGCCGTCCGACCGCGAGACCCGCATCCCCGTGAAGGGCGTGCGCAAGGCGATCGCGAACGCGATGGTGCAGAGCGCCTACTCGGCCCCGCATGTGTCGGTCTTCGTCGACGTCGACGCCACCCGCACCATGGAGTACCTCAAGCGCCTCAAGGCCTCCCCCGACTATGCGGGCATCAAGATCTCGCCCCTGCTGATCATGGCAAAGGCGATGCTCTGGGCCGTGCGCCGCAACCCGACCGTCAACGCGCAGTGGACCGACGACGAGATCATCGTCAAGCACTACGTGAACCTCGGCATCGCCGCCGCGACGCCGCGCGGGCTCATCGTGCCGAACGTCAAGAACGCGCAGGACATGTCGATGGTCGAGCTCGCGACCGCGCTCGAGCAGCTGACGCTGACCGCCCGCGAGGGCAAGACGCAGCCGGCCGAGATGCAGGGCGGCACGATCACGATCACGAACATCGGCGTGTTCGGCATGGACACCGGCACCCCGATCCTGAACCCGGGCGAGGTCGGCATCGTGGCGCTCGGCACGATCAAGCAGAAGCCGTGGGTCGTCGACGGCGAGGTGCGCCCGCGCTTCGTGACGACGATCGGCGGGTCGTTCGACCACCGGGTCGTCGACGGTGATGTGGTGTCGCGGTTCGTCGCCGACGTCGCCTCGATCATCGAGGAGCCGGCGCTCCTGCTCGAGTAG
- a CDS encoding histidinol-phosphate transaminase, translating to MTAPELSRAGVRLRPEIAALPPYRQGRPAPADGFKLSSNENPFDPLPSVAQAIAATGATVNRYPDATALALRERLGERFGVTPDEVLVGAGSVALLAAFIQAAAAPGDEVVYSWRSFEAYPGLVTVSGATSVPVPNRPDHGHDLDAMAAAINDRTRVAIVCSPNNPTGVVVTADEFEAFMAKVPADLLVLLDEAYIEFVDRGGDADEASASVGEAVDGRTLLGRYPNLVILRTFSKAYGLAGLRVGYAVGPTPILDAARATVIPLSVTAASSAAAIASLEPEAEAELLARVGVIAARRDGVRAALIAQGWPIPQAQGNFVWLPTGDATTEVAERLFDAGLVTRAFVGDGIRVSIGEEESVETLLTILSELVPTSQEGHRA from the coding sequence GTGACCGCACCGGAGCTTTCGCGCGCAGGGGTTCGCCTGCGCCCCGAGATCGCAGCCCTCCCCCCGTACCGCCAGGGCCGTCCGGCCCCGGCCGACGGCTTCAAGCTGTCGAGCAACGAGAACCCCTTCGATCCCCTGCCGTCGGTCGCGCAGGCGATCGCCGCGACCGGTGCGACGGTCAACCGATACCCCGATGCCACGGCGCTTGCCCTTCGTGAACGACTCGGCGAGCGATTCGGGGTGACCCCCGACGAGGTGCTCGTCGGCGCCGGATCGGTGGCCCTCCTCGCCGCCTTCATCCAGGCCGCCGCGGCGCCGGGCGACGAGGTCGTCTACTCGTGGCGGTCGTTCGAGGCGTACCCGGGCCTCGTCACGGTGTCGGGTGCGACGAGCGTGCCCGTGCCCAACCGCCCCGACCACGGCCACGACCTCGACGCGATGGCCGCCGCGATCAACGACCGCACCCGGGTCGCGATCGTCTGCTCCCCGAACAACCCGACGGGCGTCGTCGTCACGGCCGACGAGTTCGAGGCGTTCATGGCCAAGGTGCCCGCCGACCTGCTCGTGCTGCTCGACGAGGCGTACATCGAGTTCGTCGACCGCGGGGGCGACGCCGACGAGGCATCCGCATCGGTCGGTGAGGCCGTCGACGGGCGCACCCTGCTCGGCCGGTACCCGAACCTCGTCATCCTGCGCACGTTCTCGAAGGCCTACGGCCTGGCCGGTCTCCGCGTCGGATACGCGGTCGGCCCCACGCCGATCCTCGACGCGGCCCGCGCGACCGTGATCCCCCTGAGCGTGACCGCCGCCTCGTCGGCCGCGGCGATCGCGTCGCTCGAACCCGAGGCCGAGGCCGAACTGCTCGCCCGCGTCGGCGTGATCGCCGCGCGCCGCGACGGCGTTCGCGCCGCGCTCATCGCGCAGGGCTGGCCGATCCCGCAGGCGCAGGGCAACTTCGTGTGGCTGCCGACCGGCGACGCGACGACCGAGGTCGCCGAGCGCCTGTTCGACGCCGGGCTCGTGACCCGCGCGTTCGTCGGCGACGGCATCCGGGTCTCGATCGGCGAGGAGGAGTCTGTCGAAACCCTCCTCACGATTCTCAGCGAGCTTGTACCGACGTCACAAGAAGGGCACCGCGCCTAA
- a CDS encoding alpha-ketoacid dehydrogenase subunit beta, with protein sequence MSMAKAINAGLADALRADEKVLLMGEDIGPLGGVFRVTEGLSAEFGDKRVVDTPLAESGIVGTAIGLAMRGYRPVCEIQFDGFIFPAFDQITTQLARQTLRHEGRVSMPIVIRVPYGGHIGSIEHHQESPEAYFAHTPGLRVVSPSSPHDAYWMIRESIESRDPVLFLEPKSRYWPKGPVDLDHSGLPLHASRVVRQGTDVTVVGHGAMVSTLLQAADIAAEEGTSLEVVDLRSLSPIDYGPLLDSVHRTGRLVVAQEAYGNVSVGSEVAATVAERAFYSLEAPVLRVSGFDTPFPPAALETEYLPSPDRVLEAVDRALAY encoded by the coding sequence ATGTCGATGGCGAAGGCGATCAACGCCGGTCTCGCCGACGCGCTGCGCGCGGACGAGAAGGTGCTGCTCATGGGCGAGGACATCGGCCCGCTCGGCGGCGTGTTCCGCGTCACCGAGGGGCTCTCGGCCGAGTTCGGCGACAAGCGCGTGGTCGACACCCCGCTCGCCGAGTCGGGCATCGTCGGCACCGCGATCGGCCTCGCGATGCGCGGCTACCGGCCCGTCTGCGAGATCCAGTTCGACGGCTTCATCTTCCCCGCGTTCGACCAGATCACGACGCAGCTGGCGCGCCAGACGCTGCGGCACGAGGGCCGGGTCTCGATGCCGATCGTCATCCGCGTGCCCTACGGCGGCCACATCGGCTCGATCGAGCACCACCAGGAGAGCCCCGAGGCGTACTTCGCGCACACGCCCGGTCTGCGCGTCGTGAGCCCGTCGAGCCCGCACGACGCCTACTGGATGATCCGCGAGTCGATCGAGTCGCGCGACCCCGTGCTGTTCCTCGAGCCGAAGAGCCGCTACTGGCCGAAGGGCCCCGTCGACCTCGACCACTCGGGCCTGCCGCTGCACGCGAGCCGCGTCGTGCGCCAGGGCACCGACGTCACGGTCGTCGGTCACGGCGCGATGGTCTCGACCCTCCTGCAGGCGGCCGATATCGCCGCCGAGGAGGGCACGAGCCTCGAGGTCGTCGACCTGCGCTCGCTCTCCCCCATCGACTACGGGCCCCTGCTCGACTCCGTGCACCGCACGGGCCGGCTCGTCGTCGCCCAGGAGGCGTACGGCAACGTGTCGGTCGGCTCCGAGGTCGCGGCGACCGTCGCCGAGCGGGCGTTCTACTCGCTCGAGGCGCCCGTGCTGCGGGTCTCGGGCTTCGACACGCCGTTCCCGCCCGCCGCGCTCGAGACCGAGTACCTCCCGAGCCCCGACCGGGTGCTCGAAGCCGTGGATCGCGCCCTGGCGTACTGA